The sequence CCGCCCTGATATCTGCAGGCAGATCATTCTCTTTGAGGATTCCAGCACGCAGTGCATCATCCATGTCATGATTTACGTAAGCCACGATATCAGCAACCCGCACAACCTGCCCTTCCAGAGTAGCTGGAAGTTCAGCATCATTCCTGGGGAAGATATCATTACGTCCCTTGGAGTGTTTGACGATCCCATTGCGCACCTCGAAGGTGAGATTCAAGCCCTGCTTCTCATTTTCCAGGAAATCCACCACCCGCAGACTGTGAATATAATGACGAAAACCTCCCGGATGCAATTCGTTCAGTGTTGCCTCTCCTGCATGCCCGAAGGGTGTGTGTCCCAGGTCATGTCCAAGTGCAATTGCCTCGGTCAACGGTCCGTTCAGGCAGAGTGCCGCAGCCATGGTTCTGGCAATCTGTGAGACTTCAAGAACATGCGTAAGGCGCGTACGATAATGATCGCCAGCGGGTGCAAGAAAGACCTGGGTTTTATGTTTCAAACGACGAAATGTTTTCGAATGGGTTATACGATCCCTATCCCGCTCAAAGGGCATACGGATATCACACTCATCATCTTTTTCGATCCGCATGCGTCCTGCAGTATTTTTATTGAGACACGCATAGGGGGAAAGAATTTCCTCTTCTCTGTCTTCCAGCTGCCGCCGGATAGACCTTCCTACAACCGGTGTGTATGCCATGATTTATTCCAGGATTTTTCCAGATATGTGGTCATTACAACATGTTTCTAGTTTTCTACACGCACTGTAAGTACACTGCAAGGTTTAACACACCTCGGTTCCAGGATTTTTTTTTGAGACCGATATCTGTCTCCTTTTTTTAAAAATAACTTCTCGTTTGTTTCTCAGTTTCTTATTATAGGATGCATTTATTAAAAATAATATTACATTGTTGCCAGTAAAATCATAGTGACAGGCACTATCATTAACACAACGGAGGAAGAAGATGATTAGAAAAGTATTACCCCTGTTTTTTGCAGCCCTGCTTATGGTATGCAGCGGCCAGGCCATGGCCGGTGGCAGTCAAAACTATCCCAATGGCGCAGAAGCCTTTCTGGCAGGAGCAGTTCCTCCGCCCGGCTTCTACTTTCTTGACTACATGTATTACTACAATGCAGACACCATGAAAGATGACAACGGCGATGATATTGCCGCATTCGATGACGTGTCAGTGGTTGCCAACGTGTTCCGTTTTTTATGGATGAGCGACAAACAGATCCTTGGCGGAAATTATGGTATGCATGCCTTCCTGCCCATTCTCAGTACCGACCTCAGTTTTAATGCTCCGGTTGGCCCCGAATCTACAAATTCCTACGATGACACCAATGTTCCCTATGTCATTTTCAGTCCTTTCATTCTTTCCTGGCATCTCCAGGAGGGGAAACTCCATCTCGTAACCTCTCTTGCCGATATCTATATCCCAACCGGACAGGATGAGGGCAACATGGCATCCGTGGGTAAAAATTTCTGGACCATTGAACCGGTATTTGGCATCACCTATATGACAAATGGCTGGGAATTTTCAGGAAAATTCATGTATGACTTCAGCACCAGTCAGGACAACTACGCCACTGTTTACGGTTTCAATGTTGATCGCGATCCAGGCCAGGAATTTCATTTTGATTACTCAGCATCCTATGAAGTCAGCCCAGGCCTTCGTCTTGGCCTGAACGGTTACTACTATACCCAGACAACTGATGATTCATACGATATAGACAGTTCTCTTCCCGCTCCCGTTCAAGCTCTGCTGCAGGAAGACGAAGGAAATCGTAGTGAGGTTTTTGCTGCGGGTCCAGGAATCTGGTACAATCATAAGAACATGTTTTTCTCTCTGAGAAATCAGTGGGAGATGGCTGCGAAAAACAAAACTGAAGGATATAACATCTGGGCAAAGTTCACCTATGCCTTTTAGTAGTTTAGAAATTCTTTTCAAGTTTTCTTGAAAACAATTTCCTGATTTTAAGTCATTTTTTACAGCAAAAGGCCACACGATTATTCGTGTGGCCTTTTGTTATTTCCGCACCTGCCCGAGTAACTGCGCAAGGTGCAACACCTTCACATCACTCCCTGCTGCAGTCAGTCCCTGCTGCCATTGCATCAGGCAGCCCGAACAAGTCGTTGTAATTACATCTGGATCCAAGGCAAGAACATCCTCCACCAGCTGATCACGGATGCTTGCCGATATCTCAGGGTGTGCCACATGAAAAAGCCCCCCCTGACCGCAACATCTTGGCCCATCGGGAAGTTCAAGCACTTTTACTGTCCCCGTTTTTTGTAACTGCTGTCGCGCCCTGTCAACACCCTCTGCTCCATGACGCAGATGACAGGGATCGTGGTAAAACACCCGGAGTCTCTGCTCCTTTTGAATAACATCCTGTTTATTTTCAGGATTTTGCTGCTCAAGAAATGTACTGAATTCCACAACCCGTGCGGCCATATTCTCGGCTCGCAGCTGCCAGGCACCATCCTTTGCAAAAAGTTCCGGATAGGCTTTTAATTGAGCATAACAGGAAGCACAGGAGACTAAAATCGGTCCCTCTGTCGTTTCCATTACTTCAATATTTTTTCGCCCACTTCTTCTAGCACCCTCAAGATCTCCCGCGGCAAGATCGGCAAGCCCACAACAGGCAAGCTCGTTGGGGTACTCCAGAGAAAATGTATTATCAGCCAGAATCGATCGGCAGGACTCAAGAATATCCGGAAAAAGATATCGTGCCGAGCACCCTGGGAACCAGCTGAGACTGGCGCCACCGGAAATTCCAGCCTGCTCCCGAGGTTCCCTCACCACCGAGAGCGCATCATCCTGAAACATTGCCAGGCGCAACCTGAGTCCGGAATCGCTGGGTAGCCTCTTACCAAGCAGTTTTCCACAGGCTTTTCCTAAAACACGAAAACCCGTCAAACTTCCGGGAAAATCGAGAAGTTTACGGGCGAGATATTTTTCGTAAGCATGGGGGCCAGCCAGCACAGAGAAGCTCTCTCTTGCACTGACCAGCTCCTTAGGTATATCAATATTTCTTGGGCAAACAGCGGCGCAGGCACCACAGAGGAGACAGGCAGAGAAAATATCCACAAAAAGAGTACTGCTTTTTTCAAGACCTAATGTATCTAAAAGGTGCAGCTTACCCCTTGCAGTATGTCCCTCTCTGCCACTTGTTCGAAAAACCGGACAGACCGTAGAACAGGCTCCGCATTTTGCACACTCTGACAAGGTTTTCCCTACTTGGCCCAGAGTAAATAGGCCTTAATAAACATATCCAGATTCCCATCAAGCACGGCATCCACGTTTCCCATCTCAACTTCTGTCCGATGGTCTTTAATCAGACGATAGGGCTGGAGCACGTAGGAGCGGATCTGACTTCCCCAGGAGATATCCTTCTTATCTCCATGCAGTCCCGCCTGCTGTTCCGCCTGCTTTTCCTTCTCCAGTTCATACAGGCGGGAAGCCAGCATTTTCATAGCCATATCCCTGTTTCTATGCTGGGAACGTTCATTTTGACACTGTACCACCACACCACTGGGGATATGAGTGATGCGAATGGCAGAATCTGTTTTGTTAACATGCTGCCCGCCCGAGCCACTGGCCCGATAGGTGTCTACGCGCAGATCCTTCTCATCGATATCGACGTCAATAGTATCGTCTAGCTCTGGCATAACCATAACCGAAGCAAAGGATGTATGACGTCTACCACTTGCATCAAAGGGTGAAATCCGGACAAGACGATGGATACCAAGTTCCGAGCGCATATACCCGTATGCAAAACGTCCCTTGATTATAAAAGTCACACTCTTGGTGCCGGCCTCATCTCCCGCCAGTATATCCAAAATATCCGCCTTAAACCCTTTGGCTTCTGCCCAGCGAAGATACATCCGGAGCAAAATCCCAACCCAATCCTGAGCCTCGGTTCCTCCGGCTCCGGCATGAATCGAGATAATGGCATTGGAAGTATCGTGTTCACCGGAAAACATGCACTCGAGTTCTGCAACCTCAAGGGTTGTTTCCATATCGGGCAGAGACGCAGCCACTTCGTGCTCTGTATCGTAATCCTCTTCTTCAGCCGCCATTTCAAGGAGAAGGTCTGCCTCCTCGAGTAGAGCCCAGCGTCCCTCCCAACCCTCTATCAGGTCCTGAAGTTTTCCAAGTTCCTTCTGAACCCTTTTAGCCGTATCAGCATCATCCCAAAACCCCGGCTGAAGGGTCTGCTGTTCCAAATTTTCAAGATCGTCCTTCCGTCGAGCTAAGTCAAAGATGCTCCTTCAAGGCCAGCATTCGACCTTTAAGATCCTGCAGTTTCTGTTTCGAAACCGCAGCTCCCGTTTCTGTTGACATGATTCCTTACTCCAATAAGTTATAATTTTTTATTTTTCGCCCAAGGGCAATCAGGCCACCCATACAGGCCAATACAAGGCACGCAGGAGCAAAAAGGTAGCCACCACGTACAAAAAAAGTGCGCTCATCCATTACAGCAACCTTCTCCGTTGCCTGCCATGGAACAAACAGAGGGGACACCTGCTGCACACGTCCCATGGGATCAATAAATCCGGAAAACCCAGTGTTGGCAGAGCGCACAATGGAGCGCCGTGTTTCAACCGCCCGTAATCTGGTCATAGCCAGCGTCTGATAAGGAGCACTGGAATTCCCGTACCAGGCATCATTTGTCATGTTGACCAGGAGACTGGCACCGGCATCCACCCATTTTCTGGAAATATCTCCGAAGATAGATTCGAAGCAGATTAATACTCCAATCCGCGTCGTCTTACAAGCAGGAGGATTACGAATTTCTCCAGGAGTAAAATCCCCCACAGCTTCTACCAGTGGAGCAATAAACGGCAGGAATCGCTTAAAAGGCACATACTCTCCAAAGGGAACCAGATGACTTTTGGAAGTGCGAGCAATGATCTCACCACTGATGTCAAAAAGAAGGCTTGAGTTGAAAAGCTGATACTTCTCTTCCTCACCTTCCACTTCCTCGTACCAGGGCGATCCGGCCAGAAGCATTACCTGCTCATCAATTATAAAACGCCTGATGGGTGTCAGAAGAGGATGATTACGCGGAAAAAAAGGCAGCGCGGTCTCGGGCCAGACAATAAGATCAGGCCGGAGGAAATCACTTCTCGTCCCCCTCATCAGCTGCAGACTCTGGCCGATATAGCCCTGAACTGTCCGTACCTTCACAGCCGGATCCCATTTCTGCCCCTGAGCAACATTCCCTTGAATCACTGCGACATTGAGAGTTTCAGCCTGAATAAGATTTTTTTTGACCTGCTGCCAGCGCCAACCGGAGTACAAAAGAGTGGCAACACATAGCACACAGACGGGAGCCGCCAGTCGCACAGCCATTCGCATGTCTGTGCGATTAAGGAGAGCAAGAGCAAAAAGGCCGTTAAGCTGTACAATGAGAAAGGTCAGTCCGTAGTGGCCCCACAGATCCGCTGACTGGAACAGAATTGGTAGACCAGCGACCCCGTAGCCAAGATCCATCCAGGGAAAGCCGGAAAAGAAAAAGGAACGAAGAAAATCCAGGGCAACCCAGGCCACCGGAAGCAACCATATGGAGACGGCGGCTGGGAAACGGTGTACAAAGAGGCGAGTGAGCAGCACAAAAGCAACAAGATACGCCGTCATGTAAAGACAGAGCAGCAGCAGGGCTGGAACAGAAAAAAACAGCGGTAAACCACCATACTGTCCCAATACAAAAACTATCCAGTAGAGCAGAATAAGAAAATGACCAATCCCCGTCAGCAGGGCACAGAAGAGAGCCTGTTTCCTGCTCGCCCTGAAGACATACACAAAAAAAGGAACACAGGAGACAGCAAGCAGAGGCCAGGCACCGAGGCCAAGGGCCAGCCAGAGTAAAAGGACTGTAGCACCACTCACCAGTAGTGTTGCACCGGTGGAAGATCCTTTCATTTGTCTTCTTCTCCGGGAAGTGGCAGACGATCCACCCGTAACAAGTCGATCTGACGCCTGGAGGCACCGAGCACCGTAAACCGGAGTCCTTCAGCATCAACCGTATCTCCGACCACTGCCAGACGGCCAAGGAGAAAAATCACAAAACCGCCTATGGACTCGTAATTTCCCTCGGCAGTGGTTACACCGAAATAGTCTTCAATAACCTCAATATCTGCCTGAGCCTTCACCTGGACACTGTTTTCATTAATAACCTGCAGCAGGCTTCTTTCCACATCAGACTCATCGTCAATTTCACCAACGATTTCTTCGAGAATATCCTCAAGTGTCACCAGACCACGCACTGCTCCAAATTCATCAGCCACCACTGCCACATGCACCTTCTGTTTTTGAAACTCACGAAGAAGATCCACGATCGGTTTATCTTCAGATATCACCCGTGGAGGATTTAAAAAATCCTCAAGTCCTTTCCCTTCATGCGCTCTGGCACACATCTGTAACAAATTTTTAGCATGAACAATGCCCACAATATTATCAACAGTATCCCGATATATGGGAATCCTGGTAAAGCCCTTTTCAATAACCAGATCCACCAGTACGTTCATATCGGTACCGATATCAGCACTCACAATCTCAGTCGATGGGGTCATCACCTCTCCCACCAGGGTATCATGGAAATCAAAGATGGAGTTGATCATCCGCTCTTCAAGGGAGGATATCAACCCCTGCTCTTCACCCTCTTCGAGCAATTCCTGAATTTCTTGCTCGAGATCTTCTGTCGTCTCCGGACCTCGTCCAAATCGAAGCAGGGATGTCAACCGTGCCAGCAGGGTCTTCTTTTCAGCAGGAGCGGCCGGTTCTTCTAGGTTTTCTTTTGTCATGTTGGTTGAGAATAAAAGTTATTGTAATTGGAGTATCGGAATGAAGGCACTGGAAAAATAGTACCTTTTTTCTTTTCTAATTGCTACCGTATGGCTATAGTAGGCATCATTCGAGAGTGTTGCCAAAAAAAAAGATCGTTTAAATGAATTATTCGATCCTGTGAATACCCTATAAAAGCATTATGATGCAGCATGGAAGACAGTTTCCCTGTATCTAGGATTACGATAAGAGGATAAAAATTGGACGGAAAAGTTCTTATTGCAAACAGGGGCGAAATCGCCATTCGGATCATGGAGGCCTGCAAAGATCTAGACCTTGACTACGTTGTGGTTTACACCGATGCTGACCAGGACTCCGAGCACGTTCAACGTAACAGGACCAGTGGTCCCGATCAGAATGCCTGGCGGATTAACAGCTACACGGAACCCAACGATCTCTTTGCCGTAGCCACCCATACGGGTTGTACTGCCATCCACCCTGGATACGGCTTCTTTTCAGAAGATTTTCGTTTTGCCAGACGGGCAACAATTCGTGACCACTCACTTATCTTTATTGGTCCAAGCTGGGAAGTCATCAGAAATCTTGGCGACAAAATCAACACCAAGAAAGTTGCCAACGAACTGCACATCCCCACCATTCCCGGAACCGACAGCCCTATTTACAACGAAATGGAGGCCGAGGAAATTGCTTTCCATTTACTTGAAAGCCAGAAGATACAGGAAATCGAACGTCCTTCCATTCTCATAAAAGCTGCGGCTGGCGGCGGCGGAATGGGTATTGAAGAAGTTACGGAAATAGCCCAGTTCCGACGCATTTATCGTCAGGTACAGAATTATGCCAAACGACAGTTTGGAGATGGCGGAGTACTCATTGAGCAGTGCCTCACCGACTACAATCACCTGGAGGTGCAGCTGCTCTGTTCCCGTCACGGTGAACGTATCCACTTCGGATCCCGCAACTGTACTATCCAGTCCACCGGGCGCCAGAAACGAGTGGAGGCCGCGCCAGGCTTTCATGGATCCTGTTTTAATTACGATTTTGACGAGAAAAAAGTACTCGACATGATAGTCGAATACTCGCTCAAACTTGCCGCACATGTCCGCTACGACAATGTCGGCACCTGGGAATGGATCGTCTCCCGTTCAGGACAACCCTACCTGCTCGAAGTAAACACCAGGATTCAGGTGGAAAATGACGTCTCGGCCCGTATCAGTTATCTCGATGACAAACATCCAAACCTGATCCGTGAACAGATCAGACTGGCTCTCGGGGAAAAGATCGGCTACAAACAGAATAGTGTGGAATTTAAAGGAGCATCCATTGAACTGCGTATCGTGGCAGAAGACACCAGACGCGGCTTTGCCCCCTGGATCGGCACCATTACTGAATTCAGCTTCCCAAAGCACGACTGGTCTGTTGTCTACACCCATGTGCCCTTTGACCGTCCGTACACCATTCCAAGCGAGTATGATCCGAACCTTGCCCTGGCGCTCGTCTGGGGCGAAAACATGGATGAAGCGAAAAAACGTGCGGCTCGTTTTATTGATGAAGTACAAATCAAAGGAAAGGACTCCCAGGGTGGCGACATTATAACGAATCTTGACTATTTAAAAGTTAACCTGGACCGGCTGTTGACCTTCTAACAAATCCAACCGAAACATATATCACAATATGATAGAACTACTTAAAGCGCTCCAGAAAATTGAAGAGCGTATAAACTACCTGATACAGATCAAAGACTTCACCAACTGGGGCAACCTTTTCGGATTCCAGGAGACCTGCACCAAACTCAAGCAGAACCCCTACGATTTTCACGAGGAGCAGTTTGCCCAGGAAATCCGTAAGCTTGACGAGTCAATCTCATTCCTGGAAGAACGGGCTGAGGAGCAGCTGACCCCCATGGAACGGGTTCGCATCGTACGAACCAAAGAACGTTTCAGCCTCAAGGATATCCTGGAAAATGTCTACGAGGACTATACGGAACTTGGCGGACAGGATGAGGCCAACATCGACCCCGCAATGGTCTGCGCCAAAGCTACCATTGTCAGGAAGATTAAAGGAAAGCCCTACACGGCAACGGTCATGGTTATTGGCCAGGAAACCGGGCACGGGGAAGAGTTTCGTAATGGTGGGTCATGCAGGCCTGAGGGGAATGAAAAAGCATTGCGCTACATGAAAGTTGCCGAGACAGAGGGTATCCCCATTCATTTTTATATCTTCACCCCTGGCTCCTTCCCCATAGAAGAGTACCCGGGTGCGGCCCAGCAGATCGCCCGTAACATCTACACCATGACCAAGCTGCGGGTCCCGTCGGTGTCACTTATTTCAGAAGGTGGCTCTGGTGGTGCTGAAGCCATTGGACTTTCAGACTTTCGCCTCATGTGTTCTCATGGATACTACTCAGTAATCTCCCCTGAAGGAGCTGCTGCCATTGAAGGGAGAATAAAGGAGGGAGAGAAAGTCCCCAAAGAACTGGTTGAAGTGTGTGCCGAACGCCTGAAGCTCACTGCAAAAGACAATCGATCCATGGGGACCATTGATGCCATCGTTAAAGAACCCCCTCTTGGTGCCCGTCACGATGATTTTGCCTTTTTTGCTCAGATCCGTTCGGAGATCACCCGGGCAACGGATAAAGTTGTACTCAGTGCAAAAAGCTTCAAAGCCTTCCGCGACTGGGAGAATAGAAGAAGAAAGAAAAAAACCGAACGGAAACATCTAGCCGTTGATATCCCCTGGGACCTTAACCCGGACGAGCAGCGGAGACTGCTTGCACTGCGCTCAAAAAAATATCGGGACATGGCCCTTGCAGGTTTTAGTGGCCATCCTGCACCCACTGAAACCTTCTTTAAGCAGTTCCAGGAAAAGAGTGAAAAGGTCTATTACAACCTGCGTTATGATGTATTAAAAAATTCCCAGAAGCAGATCAAGAAAGCGGTTCGAGATATGTCCGGCGAAGGTTCGGTCATAATCAAGCGTCTCTCGACCCCGTTGATCACGGTAAAAGAGTTCTTCGCCAAAGAGGGAACAAAACAGGGACCACCTCTGCGCATCACCCATAATACATCCGTACCTATACAGACATCTCAGCCCATGCACGACCCGCTGGAATTGACAGATACCTACACCAGCCCTCGAGCGAATGAGGACAGAACCGTAACCTGTCCGAACAGCGGTACCCATGGTTGCAAGGATCTCTGGATACCTGATTTGTATGGCGAATTTGGAGGTGTGTGTGAAAACTGTGGCCACCATTTTCCACTTGAATACAAATGGTACCTGCATAACATTTTTGACCCGAATTCCATCTTCTTTTTCAATATGGATATCACCTCAGGAAACCCGTTGGGATATAAGGGTTTTGATGCACGACTGAAGGACGCCAAGAAAAAAACCGGCCGTAATGCAGGCAACATGACATTTACTGCCAATGTGATGGATATCAAAATCGTGGTCTCCATGCTCTATCAGGATTTTCGCAGCGGCACCGTCGGTTCCGCAGAAGGAGAAAAATTTGTTCAGGCCTGTGAGCTGGCTGCAAGAAAGAAACGCCCCCTGCTCTCTTACGTTCATACCACCGGCGGTATCAGAATCCAGGAAGGTACTTTCGGAGTCACCCAGATGCCCAAATGCACCATGGCGGTTCGTGAATATATTGATGCAGGCGGACTCTACATCGTTGTCTACGATAATGACTCCTACGCAGGACCAGTTGCCAGTTTTCTCGGATGCTCACCCTACCAATTCGCCATCCGCTCCAGCCGCGTCGGATTCGCAGGGCCGCGGGTCATCAGAGAAACAACGGGAACCGACATTCCACCGGATTACCACTCAGCCCGTAACGCCTTAAAGCGCGGTCACATTCAGGGAATATGGGATCGCAGGGACTTCCGTCGCAATCTTTACAAATCCCTTATGACCATGGGAAGCCACAACCTTTATTACAGATAATTTTCATACATTCACCCCCCTGTCCAACAGCTTTCCGAATAAATGGAGATAAAAAATGTTTGAA comes from Desulfocapsa sulfexigens DSM 10523 and encodes:
- a CDS encoding deoxyguanosinetriphosphate triphosphohydrolase; this encodes MAYTPVVGRSIRRQLEDREEEILSPYACLNKNTAGRMRIEKDDECDIRMPFERDRDRITHSKTFRRLKHKTQVFLAPAGDHYRTRLTHVLEVSQIARTMAAALCLNGPLTEAIALGHDLGHTPFGHAGEATLNELHPGGFRHYIHSLRVVDFLENEKQGLNLTFEVRNGIVKHSKGRNDIFPRNDAELPATLEGQVVRVADIVAYVNHDMDDALRAGILKENDLPADIRAVVGERHSKRTGAMVRDLIIETLQAADGRLHISKKMLRAITDLRMFLYENVYRYYRVHNEFEKAQRIIRDLYGYFMENGLGQFDGSSWETFGADSWENENQAHRRVCDFIAGMTDRYAMRIYEQIFLPKPWNARL
- a CDS encoding SphA family protein; amino-acid sequence: MIRKVLPLFFAALLMVCSGQAMAGGSQNYPNGAEAFLAGAVPPPGFYFLDYMYYYNADTMKDDNGDDIAAFDDVSVVANVFRFLWMSDKQILGGNYGMHAFLPILSTDLSFNAPVGPESTNSYDDTNVPYVIFSPFILSWHLQEGKLHLVTSLADIYIPTGQDEGNMASVGKNFWTIEPVFGITYMTNGWEFSGKFMYDFSTSQDNYATVYGFNVDRDPGQEFHFDYSASYEVSPGLRLGLNGYYYTQTTDDSYDIDSSLPAPVQALLQEDEGNRSEVFAAGPGIWYNHKNMFFSLRNQWEMAAKNKTEGYNIWAKFTYAF
- a CDS encoding (Fe-S)-binding protein, which encodes MSECAKCGACSTVCPVFRTSGREGHTARGKLHLLDTLGLEKSSTLFVDIFSACLLCGACAAVCPRNIDIPKELVSARESFSVLAGPHAYEKYLARKLLDFPGSLTGFRVLGKACGKLLGKRLPSDSGLRLRLAMFQDDALSVVREPREQAGISGGASLSWFPGCSARYLFPDILESCRSILADNTFSLEYPNELACCGLADLAAGDLEGARRSGRKNIEVMETTEGPILVSCASCYAQLKAYPELFAKDGAWQLRAENMAARVVEFSTFLEQQNPENKQDVIQKEQRLRVFYHDPCHLRHGAEGVDRARQQLQKTGTVKVLELPDGPRCCGQGGLFHVAHPEISASIRDQLVEDVLALDPDVITTTCSGCLMQWQQGLTAAGSDVKVLHLAQLLGQVRK
- the prfB gene encoding peptide chain release factor 2 (programmed frameshift), with translation MSTETGAAVSKQKLQDLKGRMLALKEHLDLARRKDDLENLEQQTLQPGFWDDADTAKRVQKELGKLQDLIEGWEGRWALLEEADLLLEMAAEEEDYDTEHEVAASLPDMETTLEVAELECMFSGEHDTSNAIISIHAGAGGTEAQDWVGILLRMYLRWAEAKGFKADILDILAGDEAGTKSVTFIIKGRFAYGYMRSELGIHRLVRISPFDASGRRHTSFASVMVMPELDDTIDVDIDEKDLRVDTYRASGSGGQHVNKTDSAIRITHIPSGVVVQCQNERSQHRNRDMAMKMLASRLYELEKEKQAEQQAGLHGDKKDISWGSQIRSYVLQPYRLIKDHRTEVEMGNVDAVLDGNLDMFIKAYLLWAK
- the lnt gene encoding apolipoprotein N-acyltransferase; protein product: MKGSSTGATLLVSGATVLLLWLALGLGAWPLLAVSCVPFFVYVFRASRKQALFCALLTGIGHFLILLYWIVFVLGQYGGLPLFFSVPALLLLCLYMTAYLVAFVLLTRLFVHRFPAAVSIWLLPVAWVALDFLRSFFFSGFPWMDLGYGVAGLPILFQSADLWGHYGLTFLIVQLNGLFALALLNRTDMRMAVRLAAPVCVLCVATLLYSGWRWQQVKKNLIQAETLNVAVIQGNVAQGQKWDPAVKVRTVQGYIGQSLQLMRGTRSDFLRPDLIVWPETALPFFPRNHPLLTPIRRFIIDEQVMLLAGSPWYEEVEGEEEKYQLFNSSLLFDISGEIIARTSKSHLVPFGEYVPFKRFLPFIAPLVEAVGDFTPGEIRNPPACKTTRIGVLICFESIFGDISRKWVDAGASLLVNMTNDAWYGNSSAPYQTLAMTRLRAVETRRSIVRSANTGFSGFIDPMGRVQQVSPLFVPWQATEKVAVMDERTFFVRGGYLFAPACLVLACMGGLIALGRKIKNYNLLE
- a CDS encoding hemolysin family protein — translated: MTKENLEEPAAPAEKKTLLARLTSLLRFGRGPETTEDLEQEIQELLEEGEEQGLISSLEERMINSIFDFHDTLVGEVMTPSTEIVSADIGTDMNVLVDLVIEKGFTRIPIYRDTVDNIVGIVHAKNLLQMCARAHEGKGLEDFLNPPRVISEDKPIVDLLREFQKQKVHVAVVADEFGAVRGLVTLEDILEEIVGEIDDESDVERSLLQVINENSVQVKAQADIEVIEDYFGVTTAEGNYESIGGFVIFLLGRLAVVGDTVDAEGLRFTVLGASRRQIDLLRVDRLPLPGEEDK
- a CDS encoding ATP-binding protein, with the protein product MDGKVLIANRGEIAIRIMEACKDLDLDYVVVYTDADQDSEHVQRNRTSGPDQNAWRINSYTEPNDLFAVATHTGCTAIHPGYGFFSEDFRFARRATIRDHSLIFIGPSWEVIRNLGDKINTKKVANELHIPTIPGTDSPIYNEMEAEEIAFHLLESQKIQEIERPSILIKAAAGGGGMGIEEVTEIAQFRRIYRQVQNYAKRQFGDGGVLIEQCLTDYNHLEVQLLCSRHGERIHFGSRNCTIQSTGRQKRVEAAPGFHGSCFNYDFDEKKVLDMIVEYSLKLAAHVRYDNVGTWEWIVSRSGQPYLLEVNTRIQVENDVSARISYLDDKHPNLIREQIRLALGEKIGYKQNSVEFKGASIELRIVAEDTRRGFAPWIGTITEFSFPKHDWSVVYTHVPFDRPYTIPSEYDPNLALALVWGENMDEAKKRAARFIDEVQIKGKDSQGGDIITNLDYLKVNLDRLLTF
- a CDS encoding carboxyl transferase domain-containing protein — protein: MIELLKALQKIEERINYLIQIKDFTNWGNLFGFQETCTKLKQNPYDFHEEQFAQEIRKLDESISFLEERAEEQLTPMERVRIVRTKERFSLKDILENVYEDYTELGGQDEANIDPAMVCAKATIVRKIKGKPYTATVMVIGQETGHGEEFRNGGSCRPEGNEKALRYMKVAETEGIPIHFYIFTPGSFPIEEYPGAAQQIARNIYTMTKLRVPSVSLISEGGSGGAEAIGLSDFRLMCSHGYYSVISPEGAAAIEGRIKEGEKVPKELVEVCAERLKLTAKDNRSMGTIDAIVKEPPLGARHDDFAFFAQIRSEITRATDKVVLSAKSFKAFRDWENRRRKKKTERKHLAVDIPWDLNPDEQRRLLALRSKKYRDMALAGFSGHPAPTETFFKQFQEKSEKVYYNLRYDVLKNSQKQIKKAVRDMSGEGSVIIKRLSTPLITVKEFFAKEGTKQGPPLRITHNTSVPIQTSQPMHDPLELTDTYTSPRANEDRTVTCPNSGTHGCKDLWIPDLYGEFGGVCENCGHHFPLEYKWYLHNIFDPNSIFFFNMDITSGNPLGYKGFDARLKDAKKKTGRNAGNMTFTANVMDIKIVVSMLYQDFRSGTVGSAEGEKFVQACELAARKKRPLLSYVHTTGGIRIQEGTFGVTQMPKCTMAVREYIDAGGLYIVVYDNDSYAGPVASFLGCSPYQFAIRSSRVGFAGPRVIRETTGTDIPPDYHSARNALKRGHIQGIWDRRDFRRNLYKSLMTMGSHNLYYR